A window of the Acidithiobacillus thiooxidans ATCC 19377 genome harbors these coding sequences:
- a CDS encoding DUF2818 family protein, which yields MDMHNWELLYILLAFVAANLPWLSNRLFFIRPVAGGKALQWYLLEWLVMYFIVGLIGMAVENSLDGSLHAQGWEFYVIALCMFAVFAIPGFIWRFNVLPMLRRS from the coding sequence ATGGATATGCATAATTGGGAACTACTTTATATATTACTGGCTTTTGTGGCAGCCAATTTGCCCTGGCTGAGCAATCGCCTGTTTTTTATACGCCCGGTTGCGGGAGGCAAGGCTCTGCAGTGGTATCTGCTGGAGTGGTTGGTGATGTACTTCATTGTGGGGCTGATCGGCATGGCTGTTGAAAACAGTCTGGATGGTAGCCTGCATGCCCAGGGGTGGGAATTTTATGTGATTGCCCTGTGCATGTTTGCCGTTTTTGCCATACCGGGTTTCATCTGGCGCTTTAACGTGCTGCCCATGTTGCGTAGATCTTGA